The stretch of DNA GAACTCGCTGCGCGTTGTGGCGGGCGGGCGATCGAATGGGGCGGTCTCACGCAGGCCCTGACGTATGCCGACGTCGTCCTCGCGTCGACCGGTTCGCAGGAGTTCCTTCTGGTTGCAGGCGATCTCGAGCCGTTGCTTGCCGAGCGTTCGGGAAGGCCGCTCCTCATCGTCGACATCGCAGTCCCGCGCGACGTCGATCCGTCCGTCGGGACCCTTCCGGGCGTGACCCTGTTCGACATGGAGGATCTCGCCGCGTTCGCGACCAGGGCGGTCGAGGGACGGCGGGCGGAGATCCCTCACGCAGAGGGGATCGTCGCGCAGGAGCTCGGGCGATATCTCGAGATCTCTTCGCAGCGCCAGGTGGCCCCCATCGTCTCGGCGCTTCACGAACGCGCCGAGGAGGTCAGGGAGGCCGAGCTGCAACGGTTCGCCCGCCGGCTGGCCGGCCTGTCGCCCGCACAGCAACAGGCCGTCGAGGCCCTGAGCCGGGGGATCGTCGCCAAGCTGCTCCACGACCCGACCGTCGCGGTCAAGGCAGCCGCCGGCTCACCTGCCGGCGAGCAACTCGCGCAGACGCTGCGCCAGCTGTTCGGCCTCTAGTTGGTCAGCGCGTAGTTGGACAGCCTGCGAGTCGCGACCCGAGGAAGCGCGCTCGCCCGCTGGCAGGCGGAGGAGGTGGCCCGCCTGGTGCGGGAGGCCCGACCCGGCGCGCGCGTGGAGCTGGTGGTCGTCGAGACCATGGGGGACAGGCGCGGCGACGTTCCCCTCTCGGAGATCGGCGGGCAAGGGGTCTTCGTCAAGGAGGTGCAAGCCGCGGTCCTCGAGGGCCGAGCCGACCTGGCGGTCCACTCGGCCAAGGACCTCCCGTCATCGACTTCTGCCCCGGGGCTGGTGATCGGCGCGTTGCTCGAGCGCGCCGACCCGCGGGACGCGCTGGTCGGATCGACTCTCGACCGGCTCGCGGCCGGTGCCACGGTCGCGACCGGTTCGGTGCGCCGGCGCGCCCAGCTGGCGTGGATAAGGCCCGATCTCACCTTCGCCGATCTACGCGGCAACATCCCCACCCGCCTGCAGAAGGTGCCGGCGGGCGGCGCGGTCGTGGTGGCAGTGGCGGCGTTGTCCCGCCTGTCGCTGCTCGACCGCGCCGACGAGATTCTCGACGTGTCGGTGATCCTCCCGCAGGTGGGCCAGGGTGCGATCGCGGTCGAGTGCCGGGAAACGGATTCCGGCACCGTCGAGCTTCTCGCTGGGCTGAACCATCGTGGAACATCGGTCGCCGTCGAATGCGAGCGTGGTTTTCTGGCCCGCTTGGGAGGGGGATGCGACCTTCCCGTCGGCGCGTACGCTCGCGCGGATGAAGCCGCGATCACCGTCGAGGGCATGCTCGCATCAGCGGACGGCCGGGTGATGCTCAAGGCGACGCGGGGTGGACCGCTGTCCGCTCCGGCGCAGTTGGGCCGAGAGCTCGCCGAGGAGCTCCTGGGCGCCGGCGGGGTCGAGCTCCTGGCCGGGTGAGCCGCTTGCCCCGACTCGGCCGTGTGAGGTTGCGGTGACCGTCTACCTGGTTGGGGCCGGCCCGGGGGATCCGGGGCTGTTGACGCTTCGAGGGGCCGAACTGCTCCGGCGTGCCGACGTCGTCGTCCACGACCGGCTCGCCGACCCGAGCCTCCTCGACCTGGCGTCCCCAAGCGCCCGGCGGGTCGACGTAGGGAAGGCACCCGGTGGCCCGGTGCACCAGGACGAGATCAACTCGCTTTTGGTCTCGGAAGGTCGCGCGGGCCGGACTGTGGTGAGGTTGAAGGGGGGGGACCCCTTCGTGTTCGGCCGCGGCGGCGAGGAGGCCCTCGCGCTGCAGGAGGCGGGAGTGGAGTTCGAGATCGTTCCGGGGATCACGTCTGCAGTTGCCGCGCCCGCCTATGCCGGTGTGCCAGTTACCCACCGCGGCCTGTCCACGTCTTTCACCGTGGTGACCGGGCACAGCCGGCACGCGGTCGACCAGGAGACCAACTGGGACGCGCTGGCGCGGGCCGGCGGGACCATCGTCGTGCTGATGGGCGTCGCCCATCGCGGGGAGATCGCCAAGCGCCTGATGGACGGCGGGCTCGCCCCGGAGACGCCGGTGATGGCGGTCCACTGGGGCACCCGGCCCGAACAGGCCTCGGTACGTGTGCGGCTCGACGAGCTGGGCGAGACGCATCTCGAGCCTCCCGTGACCATGGTGATCGGGTCGGTCTCCAGGCTCGACCTTCGCTGGTACGAGGCGATGCCGCTGTTCGGCAAGCGGGTCGTGATCACCAGAGCCCGGGCGCAGGCCTCCGCTCTCGGCGCCCGGCTTCGTGAGCTCGGAGCCCGTCCGGTGGAAGTCCCGGCGATCCGGGTGGATCCCCCCACCGACGGTGGTGCCGCTCTGGCTCGGGCCGCTTCTGCTCTGACCGAGGGCGCTTACGGGTGGGTCGTGTTCACGTCAGCGAACGCCGTCGACGCACTGATGGAGCGGATCCCCGATTCGCGCGCGTTGGGGTCGACGTGCGTGGCTGCCGTCGGACCTGCGACGGCTGAGGCGTTGAGGCGCTACCGGATCGTGGCCGATCTGGTGCCCGACCGCGAGCACGCCGAAGGACTTCTGGAGGCTTTCCCCGACCCGCCGGCGCCGGCGGGCTCGGTCGTGCTCTTCCCTCGGGCCTCCGAAGGACGGGAGGTACTGGTCGCCGGGTTGGAGCTGGCCGGCTGGGAGGTAGACCTCGTCGAGGCATACCGCACCGTTCGGGAACCGTTCGACGAAACGATGTCGAACGAGGTCGCGTCCGCAGACGCGGTGTGTTTCGCTTCCTCGTCGAGCGTCACCGGCTTCTTGGAGGGGTACGGCCGATCAGCATTGCCGCCGGTTGTCGCGTGCATCGGGCCGGCTACCGCAGAGACCGCGCGGCGGGCCGGACTCCGAGTCGACGCGGTCGCGGACCCTCACACGATCGACGGGCTCATCGATGTTCTGATACGGGTGCTGGGGTCCGGCTAGTCGCCGACCGGCCCGCGGCCATCCAAAGACCGGCTGCGATGATCAGCCCGACGAGGAATATGACCCCGACCCACGGCCGGGGACCGGTGCTCGGCGAGGCCGACGCCACCAACGCGGTGCCGGGTGTGGCCGGGCTGGTCGTCGGCTTCGGATTGGTGGTCGAATTCGGCTGTGCAAGCGACGGCGACAGGGCTGCGCTCGGCGCCGGTGAGACCGGCAGACCCGG from Acidimicrobiales bacterium encodes:
- the hemC gene encoding hydroxymethylbilane synthase; the encoded protein is MDSLRVATRGSALARWQAEEVARLVREARPGARVELVVVETMGDRRGDVPLSEIGGQGVFVKEVQAAVLEGRADLAVHSAKDLPSSTSAPGLVIGALLERADPRDALVGSTLDRLAAGATVATGSVRRRAQLAWIRPDLTFADLRGNIPTRLQKVPAGGAVVVAVAALSRLSLLDRADEILDVSVILPQVGQGAIAVECRETDSGTVELLAGLNHRGTSVAVECERGFLARLGGGCDLPVGAYARADEAAITVEGMLASADGRVMLKATRGGPLSAPAQLGRELAEELLGAGGVELLAG
- the cobA gene encoding uroporphyrinogen-III C-methyltransferase; this translates as MTVYLVGAGPGDPGLLTLRGAELLRRADVVVHDRLADPSLLDLASPSARRVDVGKAPGGPVHQDEINSLLVSEGRAGRTVVRLKGGDPFVFGRGGEEALALQEAGVEFEIVPGITSAVAAPAYAGVPVTHRGLSTSFTVVTGHSRHAVDQETNWDALARAGGTIVVLMGVAHRGEIAKRLMDGGLAPETPVMAVHWGTRPEQASVRVRLDELGETHLEPPVTMVIGSVSRLDLRWYEAMPLFGKRVVITRARAQASALGARLRELGARPVEVPAIRVDPPTDGGAALARAASALTEGAYGWVVFTSANAVDALMERIPDSRALGSTCVAAVGPATAEALRRYRIVADLVPDREHAEGLLEAFPDPPAPAGSVVLFPRASEGREVLVAGLELAGWEVDLVEAYRTVREPFDETMSNEVASADAVCFASSSSVTGFLEGYGRSALPPVVACIGPATAETARRAGLRVDAVADPHTIDGLIDVLIRVLGSG